Below is a window of Synergistota bacterium DNA.
TAGAGAGATATTTCTAAAGAGACTTCATATCATTGGATTAAGAGAGACCCAGGCTTTCAGGATTCTCAAAAGCCTTGATCTCGGTGATCGCGTTAAGGTGGGAATATGTGCATCCTTGGGAAGCATTACCATATATCTTAGAGGGAATGAGGAATACGTTTCGAGGGCTGCAGACTTGATAAGGGAGGCTTTTGGAGAGTTCCTGTATGGAGAGGATGGGAAGAGCCTTGAGGAAGTGGTTGCTGAGCTATGCTGGCGAGCTGGAACGACGATATCGATCGCAGAATCATGCAGTGGAGGACTATTAGGACATAGGTTGACTAATGTCCCCGGAAGCTCAAAATACTTTAAGTGTGGTGTGGTGAGCTATAGCAACCTTTCCAAGGCGAAATTGCTTGGCGTTCCTATGAAGCTTATAGAGCAGAAAGGAGCTGTGAGCGCTGAAGTAGCGGAAAAAATGGCTGAAGGGGTTAGAACCTTGGGTGACAGTGATATTGGCATTGGTATAACTGGCATAGCAGGTCCCACAGGTGGTAGACCTGGGAAGCCCGTTGGAACGGTTTATATTGCCCTTGCTTCGGAAGCTAATACTCATATTGAGAGAAATCAGTTTAGCGGTACTCGTGAGGTTATAAAGTAT
It encodes the following:
- a CDS encoding competence/damage-inducible protein A — its product is MRAVVLSTGDEVLLGEISESNGGFISRALVEVGIDVFARFIVEDDREKLIDIMKIALDNADMLIITGGLGPTDDDLTREAVASLLGVKLELREEARKWIDDFFKRLGRDVPPEAEKQLLFPEGAEIIPNELGTACGFFIERGGKVIAALSGVPWEAERMFNRYLLPRLSRGREIFLKRLHIIGLRETQAFRILKSLDLGDRVKVGICASLGSITIYLRGNEEYVSRAADLIREAFGEFLYGEDGKSLEEVVAELCWRAGTTISIAESCSGGLLGHRLTNVPGSSKYFKCGVVSYSNLSKAKLLGVPMKLIEQKGAVSAEVAEKMAEGVRTLGDSDIGIGITGIAGPTGGRPGKPVGTVYIALASEANTHIERNQFSGTREVIKYRTTQRALDLIRRFLLEVDPFGSEGNN